In Plasmodium vivax chromosome 10, whole genome shotgun sequence, the sequence ATTCAGAAAATTCAAGAGAAATCAGGGAAGAATGAAAATTCGTGTGATGCCCCACCATCTGGTGATAATAAGAGTGTTACTAAAAAAGCCCTTCCCACGTACTTAATTGGTCAATCCATGGGAGGGAATGTCGTATTAAGGACATTGCAATTGATAGGGAAATCGAAAGATGAGgccaagaaaaaattaaatattaaaggTTGTATTTCGTTATCGGGGATGATTTCCATCGAGAGAATAATTGCGTCACCACGTTCGTTTAAGtataaacttttttatttgccttttaCAAGactattttccttttgttttccaaGGTTAAGGCTTATCAATAATATGCGCTATATAAAGTACCAGTATATGCACGacctttataattatgataaaattagatacaaaaaaggaataacgTACAGATTTGCGTACGAGCTTTTAAAAGCAATggataatttgcaaaaagatATGAAGCATATTCCTAAGGAtattcccattttatttattcattccaAGGATGACACTTTGTGTTATTATAGAGGCGTTGTGTCATTTTTCAGTAGactaaaaaatgataataaagaATTGCACATTCTTGAAGACATGGAGCATATGTTAACTGTGGAGCCGGGGAATGAaaacgttttaaataaaattatgcaatgGCTTTCGAAGCTAAACCCCAAAAGGGTAACTacgaaatttaaaaaaaaaaagaagaaaaaaaaaaattcctagCCTTTTTAGAAGCGCATTTTTG encodes:
- a CDS encoding PST-A protein (encoded by transcript PVX_097560A) gives rise to the protein MIQNELCDSETVLKCNSLDGKPQLDSFLNKDGLMLRTYGWIVKNAIGIIILIHGLNSHVRFSFLRHNVDIVGNEKAILKDENNYYVYKDSWVERFNKTGYSVYGIDLQGHGKSDGWENLKVNVKRFDDIAYDVIEYIQKIQEKSGKNENSCDAPPSGDNKSVTKKALPTYLIGQSMGGNVVLRTLQLIGKSKDEAKKKLNIKGCISLSGMISIERIIASPRSFKYKLFYLPFTRLFSFCFPRLRLINNMRYIKYQYMHDLYNYDKIRYKKGITYRFAYELLKAMDNLQKDMKHIPKDIPILFIHSKDDTLCYYRGVVSFFSRLKNDNKELHILEDMEHMLTVEPGNENVLNKIMQWLSKLNPKRVTTKFKKKKKKKKNS